The Gordonia sp. KTR9 genome contains a region encoding:
- a CDS encoding amino acid ABC transporter permease, producing MTSPQAGPTASAEPEPIKAVPLRRPGQWIAAVIIIVLAALFIYGAATNEAYSWGTYGDYLFDSRILSGVGYTLALTLLSMAIAIVLGVLLAIMRLSPNPVLRGTSWVYLWIFRGTPVYVQLVFWGLFPAIYKQIDLGIPFVHQFVSFDIQTLNAAFLFAVIGLGLNEAAYMAEIVRAGVSSVGEGQTEASVALGMSWSQTMRRTVLPQAMRVIIPPTGNELISMLKTTSLVAAVPLTLDLYGRQRDISGVIFEPIPLLLVASTWYLVITSVLMVGQYYVERYYSKGATRALTARQLKTMADGAATAPGGAAGPAGGEKA from the coding sequence GTGACGTCACCACAGGCCGGCCCCACCGCATCGGCCGAACCGGAACCGATCAAGGCGGTCCCGCTCCGTCGTCCCGGGCAGTGGATCGCCGCCGTGATCATCATCGTGCTGGCTGCGCTGTTCATCTACGGTGCGGCCACCAACGAGGCCTACAGCTGGGGCACGTACGGCGACTATCTCTTCGACTCGCGCATCTTGTCGGGTGTCGGCTACACCCTGGCCCTGACCCTGCTGTCGATGGCGATCGCCATCGTGCTCGGTGTGCTCCTCGCGATCATGCGGCTGAGCCCGAACCCGGTGCTGCGCGGGACGTCGTGGGTGTACCTGTGGATCTTCCGCGGCACGCCCGTGTACGTGCAGCTCGTGTTCTGGGGCCTGTTCCCGGCGATCTACAAACAGATCGACCTCGGCATCCCGTTCGTGCACCAGTTCGTCTCCTTCGACATCCAGACCCTCAATGCGGCGTTCCTGTTCGCGGTGATCGGTCTGGGCCTCAACGAGGCCGCATATATGGCCGAGATCGTCCGGGCCGGTGTGTCTTCGGTCGGTGAGGGACAGACGGAGGCTTCGGTCGCGCTGGGTATGTCGTGGTCGCAGACGATGCGACGCACGGTCCTGCCGCAAGCCATGCGGGTCATCATCCCGCCCACCGGCAACGAACTGATCAGCATGCTCAAGACCACCAGCCTGGTGGCGGCGGTGCCGCTGACCCTCGACCTCTATGGCCGTCAGCGCGACATCTCCGGCGTGATCTTCGAGCCGATCCCTCTGTTGCTGGTGGCATCGACGTGGTACCTCGTCATCACCAGCGTCCTGATGGTGGGCCAGTACTACGTGGAGCGCTACTACTCCAAGGGGGCGACGCGCGCACTCACCGCGCGCCAGCTCAAGACGATGGCCGACGGCGCGGCCACGGCCCCCGGCGGCGCCGCCGGTCCGGCAGGGGGAGAGAAGGCATGA
- a CDS encoding glycosyltransferase family 2 protein has product MGENQFAPGGSSAVPGIWDHLAPGTPRPKVSVIVPAMNEARNLPHVAARMPPDVDEIVVVDGHSVDDTAAVGRALWPDGIHVTQSRKGKGNALACGFAASSGEIIVMIDADGSTDPQEISRYVSTLVDGADYAKGSRFVAGGGSADITKVRRVGNWGLNLIVNTLFSCRFTDLCYGYNAFWRQCLGVMQLPSTAEPDPQWGDGFEIETLINVRIAVSGLRVAEVHSFEANRIHGESNLNAVRDGLRVLRTIRQEFTHQRRSARSVGPVRNLPPVPAAPEPRGDSGWARSRNVS; this is encoded by the coding sequence ATGGGGGAGAATCAATTCGCTCCCGGGGGGAGTTCTGCTGTTCCCGGGATCTGGGACCATCTGGCGCCGGGAACCCCGCGCCCGAAGGTCTCGGTGATAGTGCCTGCGATGAACGAGGCGAGGAACCTGCCGCATGTCGCGGCGCGGATGCCACCGGACGTCGACGAGATCGTCGTCGTCGACGGGCATTCGGTCGACGACACGGCGGCGGTGGGTCGTGCCCTGTGGCCCGACGGCATACACGTCACCCAATCCCGCAAGGGCAAGGGCAATGCGCTGGCCTGCGGTTTCGCGGCCTCGTCCGGCGAGATCATCGTGATGATCGACGCCGACGGAAGTACTGACCCGCAGGAGATCTCGCGGTACGTCTCGACGCTCGTGGACGGTGCGGACTACGCGAAGGGCTCACGGTTCGTGGCCGGCGGCGGCAGCGCGGACATCACCAAGGTTCGCCGCGTGGGGAACTGGGGACTCAATCTGATTGTGAACACCCTCTTTTCGTGTCGGTTCACCGATCTGTGCTACGGCTACAACGCGTTCTGGCGGCAGTGTCTGGGCGTCATGCAACTGCCGTCCACGGCTGAGCCCGATCCGCAGTGGGGCGACGGTTTCGAGATCGAGACACTCATCAACGTCCGTATCGCGGTGAGCGGTCTTCGGGTCGCCGAGGTGCACAGCTTCGAGGCGAACAGGATCCACGGAGAGAGCAACCTCAACGCGGTTCGCGACGGACTCCGGGTGCTGCGGACGATCCGTCAGGAATTCACCCATCAGCGCAGGTCGGCCCGGTCGGTGGGCCCGGTCCGGAACCTGCCGCCGGTGCCAGCCGCGCCGGAACCGCGCGGCGACTCGGGCTGGGCGAGATCCCGCAATGTCAGCTGA
- a CDS encoding lipopolysaccharide biosynthesis protein: MSADLDAGHPSTSRYGAQRVQREAIAVAIGSAINAVLGVAFWAFSARFVAPDELGVMTAVLSVITAVGSVIAAGVGDAYTAILPAVGRDRPAVFRRGLRLTTVLSTVAGIVSGLVVITSLSEVRGDYAVAAVVVVGIIAWSAYGLQSATLIAIGRANWTPPSNIAHGVAKIVVLPVLCATIAWQSVPLAVVIASAGMVVVLRPSIRRLIDTGDGLPTSGTISAGQAMVEFHRVVSRTTALSGLNLGVLALTPFLVTLFAGPEDGARFALVFAIVSTLDFIGASMAVSLAVHASAEPASAGAMAKRLMARAGVVTVLGSVGAAAVVPTALHVLNPAYDRGTTLAVVVVLCAGSIIRLPYLMWAALRQSERRLRAPLVLSGATAILLFAMMPACCAALGAVGAAWVVLAHQAVLTAGAGIVFGRKYFGESARGREALSRGSSRKKEKR; this comes from the coding sequence ATGTCAGCTGACCTCGACGCCGGGCATCCATCGACCTCACGGTACGGCGCTCAGCGAGTGCAACGCGAAGCGATTGCGGTCGCCATCGGTTCGGCGATCAATGCTGTTCTCGGGGTTGCCTTCTGGGCGTTCTCGGCGCGGTTCGTGGCACCGGACGAGCTCGGTGTGATGACGGCCGTCCTGTCGGTCATCACTGCGGTCGGATCGGTCATCGCCGCGGGTGTCGGCGACGCCTACACTGCGATCCTGCCCGCCGTCGGTCGCGACCGCCCAGCCGTGTTCCGGCGTGGCCTCCGCCTGACGACTGTGCTGTCGACCGTCGCCGGAATCGTCAGCGGCCTGGTGGTCATCACCTCGCTGTCCGAGGTGCGCGGCGACTACGCGGTTGCCGCCGTCGTCGTCGTCGGGATCATCGCTTGGTCGGCATACGGATTGCAGAGCGCCACGCTGATCGCCATCGGGCGGGCGAACTGGACACCGCCGTCGAACATCGCGCACGGCGTCGCCAAGATCGTGGTGCTGCCGGTGCTCTGTGCGACCATCGCGTGGCAGAGCGTGCCCCTCGCGGTGGTGATCGCCTCTGCGGGAATGGTGGTGGTGCTGCGGCCGTCGATCAGGCGGCTGATCGACACCGGTGACGGGCTACCCACGAGCGGAACCATCTCCGCGGGACAGGCGATGGTCGAGTTCCATCGCGTGGTCAGCCGTACGACCGCGTTGTCCGGGCTCAACCTGGGCGTTCTCGCCCTCACTCCATTTCTCGTGACACTCTTCGCCGGTCCCGAAGACGGTGCGCGATTCGCCCTCGTCTTCGCGATCGTGTCCACCCTCGACTTCATCGGTGCGTCGATGGCGGTGTCGCTGGCGGTTCATGCGTCCGCGGAGCCCGCCTCGGCCGGCGCGATGGCCAAGAGGCTCATGGCCCGTGCGGGTGTCGTGACCGTGCTCGGATCGGTCGGCGCCGCAGCAGTCGTTCCCACCGCGCTCCATGTGCTCAACCCGGCCTACGACAGGGGCACGACCCTTGCCGTGGTCGTGGTGCTGTGCGCGGGCTCGATCATCCGGTTGCCGTATCTGATGTGGGCGGCGCTGCGGCAGTCGGAGCGGCGTCTTCGGGCGCCGTTGGTACTCAGCGGTGCCACCGCGATCCTGCTGTTCGCGATGATGCCGGCGTGCTGCGCGGCGTTGGGAGCCGTCGGTGCGGCGTGGGTCGTTCTCGCGCATCAGGCAGTACTCACCGCGGGAGCGGGGATCGTGTTCGGGCGCAAGTACTTCGGTGAGAGTGCCCGTGGTCGCGAAGCGTTGTCCCGCGGCTCGTCTCGGAAGAAGGAGAAGCGATGA
- a CDS encoding class I SAM-dependent methyltransferase yields the protein MSPNQAESEQTTSTGPGSSRPPRILGDVDSATSDRASRSWWDHDAENYHDEHGDFLGAHAAGGDFVWCPEGLRESDVRLLGDIDGRDILEIGCGSAPCARWLAAHGARAVGVDLSRRMLGIGLDAMAAEGVRVPLVQATAETLPFAAESFDAACSAFGAVPFVADSAGVMSEVARVLKPGGRWVFAVNHPMRWMFLDDPGPEGLTVRIPYFNRTPYTETDADGTLTYVEHHRTIGDRVRELRAAGFVLDDIIEPEWPDGFDRTWGQWSPLRGSYFPGTAIFCSHKAR from the coding sequence ATGTCCCCCAACCAGGCGGAATCCGAACAAACGACGTCGACCGGCCCCGGATCGAGCCGACCCCCGAGGATTCTCGGCGACGTCGACTCCGCGACCAGCGACCGTGCCAGCCGGTCGTGGTGGGATCACGACGCCGAGAACTACCACGACGAGCATGGTGATTTTCTCGGCGCGCATGCCGCGGGCGGCGACTTCGTCTGGTGCCCGGAAGGCCTCCGCGAATCCGATGTCCGGCTGCTGGGCGACATCGACGGGCGCGACATCCTCGAGATCGGTTGCGGTTCGGCGCCCTGTGCCCGGTGGCTGGCCGCGCACGGCGCACGTGCGGTGGGAGTGGACCTCTCGCGGCGGATGCTGGGCATCGGGCTCGACGCGATGGCTGCCGAAGGTGTGCGGGTACCGCTCGTGCAGGCCACCGCCGAGACCCTGCCCTTCGCGGCCGAGTCGTTCGACGCCGCCTGCTCGGCGTTCGGCGCGGTGCCGTTCGTCGCCGACTCCGCCGGCGTGATGAGCGAGGTCGCCCGAGTCCTGAAGCCGGGCGGGCGTTGGGTTTTCGCCGTCAACCACCCGATGCGGTGGATGTTCCTCGACGACCCGGGCCCGGAGGGTCTGACCGTGCGGATCCCCTACTTCAACCGCACGCCGTACACCGAGACCGATGCCGACGGCACCTTGACCTATGTCGAGCACCACCGCACGATCGGTGACCGTGTCCGTGAACTCCGTGCCGCCGGCTTCGTCCTCGACGACATCATCGAACCCGAGTGGCCGGACGGTTTCGACCGAACATGGGGCCAGTGGAGTCCGTTGCGTGGCAGCTACTTTCCGGGAACCGCGATCTTCTGCAGTCACAAGGCCCGATAG
- a CDS encoding ATP-binding protein has translation MDTSDGAGVPRPQFGTPRLRCLLAALALRANAVADVDWLTEILWTDAAPATPESALHNLVFRLRATLRQRQVDDRLRVVTTSPGYTLQVDRADVDTLLFDDIVTRACAVVDTEPRLAIDLLDRAETLWHGRPFGEFADTSWARAEVGALIERRVLGVETAADALIALGRPEDAYVRLLPFIDEHPYREGLHLRVMDSLWRMDRAADALDVYQRLRRRLAEDIGTDPAVSVRELHARILDGESSSWTRGVATDPEAPDPDKPAHDRTVTASDARDGAPQSGSASLIGREAQLADLAATIRAGGVVTVVGPGGVGKTALVRRHARSVSDRPVWFAELAAIGSPDGVAHVVASATGSTMRRDLPTLDALTDALSGQQGLLVLDNCEHVLDAVAEVVVALQDRCPNVTVITTSRAPLGLATEQIIVLDPLPVPDVDATADDIESSDAVRLFCMRARARDPRFELNPNSAPAVAEICRRLDGLPLGVELAATKARAIPPTELVARLHWRFRILRTPHGVEPRHRSLHALVDWSYTLLSEPARGLFDVLSVFPSRFGLDDAEFLAEAIGVLAREDVADAVAELVEASMVSTDAGGYLMLETLRAYGTESLTGRDALDAARCAHTAWVADWLGPLGCDVYGRGHLEAARLVHDRLDDVRQAIDHAGVHDLDLADTMLQGLIPYLELTMSPEVTGWARVLVDRHEPRLLGAGVWAVSAGGARFDGDLPAARHCTNQGLAADPGPAVRVYLHMMLVDVGLFQGDLDAALRDARTFRELALVAAMPGAAHMSDISALLIRSYQGEDSYPAARALEIACSTAGEDVVAAWCRYVSGECLLDTDPVRARQLLDGAIGSARRHGDRYLLGVAMASRASIVARSGDTERAALLYVDVLEHWRQTGNWTNQWVTLRSVVDVLVELGRSEPAALLLGAIRRASRVAGSDPFGSDVERLRSAENRIRDALGDTTADDFVATGAAVTPSDAVDVSLTALATGRADQLRWSARRSGRS, from the coding sequence GTGGACACATCGGACGGCGCGGGCGTGCCTCGACCCCAGTTCGGGACCCCTCGTCTCCGGTGCCTGCTTGCCGCACTGGCGTTGCGTGCCAACGCGGTCGCCGACGTGGACTGGCTGACCGAGATCCTCTGGACGGATGCAGCTCCCGCCACCCCCGAGTCCGCACTGCACAACCTCGTCTTCCGGCTGCGGGCAACCCTGCGACAGCGTCAGGTCGACGACCGGCTGAGGGTCGTCACGACCTCACCCGGCTACACCCTCCAGGTGGATCGGGCCGACGTCGACACCCTGTTGTTCGACGACATCGTGACGCGCGCCTGCGCTGTCGTCGACACCGAGCCCCGACTCGCGATCGATCTGCTCGACAGGGCCGAGACTCTGTGGCATGGAAGGCCTTTCGGGGAGTTCGCCGATACCTCGTGGGCGCGGGCGGAGGTCGGGGCACTGATCGAGCGGCGCGTGCTGGGAGTCGAGACGGCGGCCGACGCCCTGATCGCCCTCGGCCGCCCGGAGGATGCCTATGTGCGGTTGCTGCCGTTCATCGACGAGCACCCCTATCGCGAGGGACTCCACCTGAGAGTCATGGATTCGTTGTGGCGGATGGACCGCGCGGCCGACGCGCTCGACGTGTACCAGCGGCTCCGTCGACGTCTCGCGGAGGACATCGGCACCGATCCCGCCGTGTCGGTCCGCGAGCTGCATGCCCGCATTCTCGACGGGGAGTCGTCATCGTGGACGCGCGGTGTCGCGACGGACCCGGAGGCGCCGGACCCGGACAAACCGGCCCACGACCGGACGGTCACCGCCTCGGATGCGCGTGACGGTGCACCGCAGTCCGGATCGGCGTCCCTGATCGGACGCGAGGCACAATTGGCCGACTTGGCGGCAACCATCCGCGCTGGCGGGGTGGTCACTGTGGTCGGACCCGGAGGCGTCGGCAAGACGGCTCTCGTCCGTCGGCACGCACGGTCGGTGAGCGATCGTCCCGTCTGGTTCGCCGAGCTGGCGGCGATCGGGAGTCCCGACGGGGTCGCGCATGTCGTGGCGTCCGCGACGGGGTCGACGATGCGGCGCGACCTCCCGACCCTGGACGCACTCACCGACGCCCTGAGCGGGCAGCAGGGTCTGCTCGTGCTCGACAATTGTGAGCACGTACTGGACGCCGTGGCCGAAGTCGTTGTCGCGCTGCAGGATCGATGCCCAAACGTCACGGTGATCACGACCTCTCGGGCACCGCTCGGACTCGCGACCGAACAGATCATCGTTCTCGATCCGCTGCCGGTGCCCGACGTGGACGCGACCGCCGATGACATCGAGTCATCTGATGCGGTGCGGCTGTTCTGCATGCGCGCCCGTGCCCGGGACCCGCGGTTCGAGTTGAACCCGAACAGCGCGCCGGCGGTCGCCGAGATCTGCCGGCGACTCGACGGGCTGCCGCTCGGTGTCGAGCTAGCTGCGACCAAGGCGCGCGCGATCCCGCCGACCGAATTGGTCGCCCGGTTGCACTGGCGTTTTCGGATCCTGCGGACTCCACACGGAGTCGAGCCTCGGCACCGCAGTCTCCATGCGCTCGTCGATTGGTCCTACACGCTGCTGAGTGAACCGGCACGCGGTCTGTTCGACGTGCTCAGCGTCTTCCCCTCGCGGTTCGGCCTCGACGACGCGGAGTTCCTGGCGGAGGCCATCGGTGTGCTGGCCCGCGAGGACGTGGCCGACGCCGTGGCCGAACTGGTCGAGGCGTCCATGGTGTCCACCGACGCGGGTGGCTACCTCATGCTGGAGACGTTGCGCGCGTACGGTACGGAGTCGCTGACCGGCCGCGACGCGCTCGACGCCGCGCGATGTGCGCACACCGCGTGGGTGGCGGACTGGCTCGGGCCGTTGGGATGCGACGTCTACGGACGCGGGCACCTCGAGGCCGCGCGACTGGTGCACGACCGGCTCGACGACGTGCGGCAGGCGATCGACCACGCGGGCGTTCATGACCTCGACCTCGCCGACACGATGCTGCAAGGGTTGATTCCCTATCTCGAGCTGACCATGAGCCCGGAAGTCACCGGGTGGGCACGGGTCCTCGTCGACCGTCACGAACCCCGGTTGCTCGGTGCCGGCGTGTGGGCCGTGTCGGCGGGCGGCGCGCGATTCGACGGGGATCTGCCGGCCGCTCGGCATTGCACCAACCAGGGCCTCGCCGCCGACCCCGGCCCGGCCGTCCGCGTCTATCTCCACATGATGTTGGTCGACGTCGGACTCTTCCAGGGGGATCTCGACGCCGCGCTACGAGACGCGCGTACGTTTCGCGAACTCGCGCTGGTGGCCGCCATGCCGGGCGCGGCGCACATGTCCGACATCAGCGCCCTGCTCATCCGCTCCTACCAGGGCGAGGACTCCTACCCGGCGGCCCGTGCCCTCGAGATCGCCTGCTCGACCGCGGGGGAGGACGTGGTCGCCGCATGGTGCCGATACGTCTCGGGCGAGTGCTTGCTCGACACGGATCCCGTCCGGGCGCGGCAACTTCTCGACGGCGCCATCGGATCGGCGCGCCGTCACGGCGATCGGTACCTGCTCGGGGTGGCGATGGCGTCTCGGGCGTCGATCGTGGCGCGGTCCGGCGATACCGAGCGCGCCGCTCTGCTCTACGTCGACGTACTCGAGCACTGGCGACAGACCGGGAACTGGACCAATCAGTGGGTGACCCTGCGTTCGGTGGTCGATGTCTTGGTGGAGCTCGGACGGAGTGAACCGGCCGCGCTGCTGCTCGGCGCCATTCGGCGCGCGAGCCGGGTGGCCGGGTCCGATCCGTTCGGGAGTGATGTCGAGCGACTCCGCTCGGCCGAGAACCGCATCCGTGACGCGCTGGGTGACACGACGGCGGACGATTTCGTGGCCACCGGTGCGGCGGTGACACCCTCGGATGCCGTCGACGTGTCACTGACCGCGTTGGCCACCGGGCGCGCCGACCAGCTCAGGTGGTCAGCTCGTAGAAGCGGAAGAAGCTGA
- a CDS encoding class I SAM-dependent methyltransferase encodes MTETTTPATDSSAPGADEFAERLFGSALATAETLSVYLGDRLGWYRCLSESGPLTADGLAERTQTNARYAREWLEMQCAFGILDADLTNRPPTFAISPGVAEVLTDTSSLSYLGALPRMFAAAARHLPELLDAYRHGGGVSWETLGADARESQADLNRPWFDARLAPALAGVEHLHERLSRPGARVADVGFGAGHSTIALARAYPEATFIGLDVDEASVRMARANAATAGVSERVTFLVADGDGAAAHGPFDAAFAFECLHDMPRPVEVLAAVRRSLAPGAPLIVMDEAVSDEFTGPADDLDKIMYGFSLFVCLPDSMSSPPSAATGTVFRSSTLRQYADDAGFAGVEVLPIEDFSFFRFYELTT; translated from the coding sequence ATGACCGAAACAACGACACCCGCCACCGACTCATCAGCACCGGGCGCCGACGAGTTCGCCGAACGACTCTTCGGTTCGGCCCTTGCCACCGCCGAGACCTTGAGCGTCTATCTCGGGGACCGGCTCGGGTGGTACCGATGCCTGTCCGAATCCGGCCCCCTCACCGCCGACGGGCTCGCCGAACGCACCCAGACCAACGCGCGCTACGCCCGCGAGTGGCTCGAGATGCAGTGCGCCTTCGGCATCCTCGACGCCGACCTGACGAACCGGCCACCCACCTTCGCGATCTCGCCGGGCGTCGCGGAGGTGCTCACCGACACCTCGAGCCTGTCGTACCTCGGAGCACTCCCGCGCATGTTCGCGGCGGCGGCACGTCATCTGCCGGAGCTGCTCGACGCCTACCGGCACGGCGGAGGCGTCAGCTGGGAGACCCTGGGCGCCGACGCGCGCGAGTCCCAGGCCGACCTCAATCGGCCGTGGTTCGACGCCCGACTCGCTCCTGCGCTCGCCGGCGTCGAACACCTCCACGAGCGGCTGTCGCGCCCCGGTGCCCGTGTCGCCGACGTCGGGTTCGGAGCGGGCCACTCGACCATCGCTCTCGCCCGGGCCTACCCGGAGGCGACCTTCATCGGACTCGACGTCGACGAGGCGTCGGTCCGGATGGCCCGTGCCAACGCCGCAACCGCGGGGGTCTCCGAGCGTGTGACCTTCCTTGTCGCCGATGGTGACGGGGCGGCGGCACACGGTCCGTTCGACGCCGCCTTCGCGTTCGAGTGCCTACACGACATGCCCCGGCCGGTCGAGGTGCTCGCCGCGGTCCGTCGCTCGCTGGCACCCGGCGCCCCGCTGATCGTCATGGACGAGGCGGTGTCCGATGAATTCACCGGCCCCGCAGACGATCTGGACAAGATCATGTACGGGTTCTCGCTGTTCGTCTGTCTACCCGATTCGATGAGTTCGCCTCCGTCGGCAGCCACCGGCACCGTGTTCCGGTCGTCGACCCTGCGGCAGTACGCCGACGATGCGGGGTTCGCCGGCGTGGAAGTCCTCCCCATCGAGGACTTCAGCTTCTTCCGCTTCTACGAGCTGACCACCTGA
- a CDS encoding amino acid ABC transporter ATP-binding protein, which yields MSPREHTAGPMVGGSPPPMVVADRVCKSFGSVQVLKGISLEVARGEVLCLIGPSGSGKSTFLRCVNHLEVVNAGRLYVDGDLIGYRERSGKLYEMSAKDAATQRRDIGMVFQHFNLFAHRTALENVIEAPMQVKRQSRAEAEEKARYLLDRVGLSDRADAYPAQLSGGQQQRVAIARALAMDPKLMLFDEPTSALDPELVGDVLKVMRELAASGMTMVVVTHEMGFAREVADQLVFMDAGVVVEKGDPRELLADPKEQRTREFLSKLL from the coding sequence ATGAGCCCGAGAGAGCACACAGCCGGACCGATGGTCGGCGGATCTCCGCCGCCGATGGTGGTGGCCGACCGTGTCTGCAAGAGCTTCGGTTCGGTCCAGGTTCTCAAGGGGATCTCGCTGGAGGTCGCACGCGGTGAGGTGCTGTGTCTCATCGGACCGTCGGGGTCGGGGAAATCCACGTTCCTGCGATGTGTGAACCACCTGGAGGTCGTCAACGCCGGGCGGCTCTATGTCGACGGTGATCTGATCGGTTACCGCGAACGCAGCGGCAAGCTCTACGAGATGAGTGCCAAGGACGCGGCGACCCAGCGCCGCGACATCGGCATGGTGTTCCAACACTTCAACCTGTTCGCGCACCGCACGGCGCTGGAGAACGTGATCGAGGCGCCGATGCAGGTGAAGCGGCAGTCCCGCGCCGAGGCCGAGGAGAAGGCGCGTTATCTGTTGGATCGGGTCGGGCTGTCCGACCGAGCCGACGCGTACCCGGCCCAGTTGTCTGGCGGCCAGCAGCAGCGGGTCGCCATCGCCCGCGCGCTCGCGATGGACCCCAAGCTCATGTTGTTCGACGAGCCCACGTCGGCGCTCGACCCCGAACTCGTCGGCGATGTCCTCAAAGTGATGCGTGAACTCGCCGCGTCGGGCATGACGATGGTGGTGGTGACCCACGAGATGGGATTTGCCCGGGAGGTTGCCGACCAGCTGGTGTTCATGGACGCCGGCGTCGTCGTCGAGAAGGGCGACCCGCGCGAACTCCTCGCCGACCCGAAGGAACAGCGCACACGGGAGTTCTTGTCGAAGCTCCTGTGA
- a CDS encoding ABC transporter substrate-binding protein, with protein sequence MEGSGVTRVARWLGVLLAVLVVVTGCVDNEARERANQVAPIDVDVAKVPAIAALVPPEIARTGRLIVGVNIPYQPNEYKDASGKIVGYDVDLMNAVGKVLGLVPEYKESQFDTIIPSIQAGTYQVGMSSFTDTLEREKQVDFVTYYSAGVQWAQATDNDDVIDPDNACGLRVAVQTTTYEDTDEIPAKSEACVAAGKPAIDKVRFDSQDEAVNALILGRVAAMSADSPVTAYAIKRTNGRLKPAGGIFDSAPYGWAIRKGSPLAVAMQRAVQYLIDNGQYEQIAANWGLEEGMIDVSVINGAVS encoded by the coding sequence ATGGAGGGAAGTGGTGTGACGCGGGTTGCTCGCTGGCTCGGCGTCCTGCTCGCCGTCCTGGTCGTCGTGACGGGTTGTGTGGACAACGAAGCCCGTGAACGCGCGAACCAGGTCGCCCCGATCGACGTCGACGTGGCGAAGGTGCCGGCGATCGCCGCCCTCGTCCCACCGGAGATCGCTCGCACCGGACGGCTGATCGTCGGGGTCAACATCCCGTACCAGCCGAACGAGTACAAGGACGCGTCCGGGAAGATCGTGGGCTACGACGTCGACCTGATGAACGCCGTCGGCAAGGTGCTCGGACTCGTACCCGAATACAAGGAGTCCCAGTTCGACACGATCATCCCGTCGATCCAGGCCGGCACCTACCAGGTCGGCATGTCCTCGTTCACCGACACCCTCGAACGCGAGAAGCAGGTCGACTTCGTGACCTACTACAGCGCCGGCGTGCAGTGGGCGCAGGCGACCGACAACGACGACGTCATCGATCCCGACAACGCGTGCGGTCTCCGGGTGGCGGTCCAGACCACCACGTACGAGGACACCGACGAGATCCCCGCGAAGAGCGAGGCCTGCGTCGCGGCCGGAAAGCCCGCGATCGACAAGGTCAGGTTCGACAGCCAGGACGAGGCGGTCAACGCGCTGATCCTGGGACGCGTGGCCGCGATGTCCGCCGACTCGCCGGTCACCGCCTATGCCATCAAGCGCACGAACGGCCGGCTGAAACCGGCCGGTGGGATCTTCGATTCCGCCCCATACGGTTGGGCCATACGGAAGGGCTCGCCGCTCGCGGTCGCGATGCAGCGCGCAGTGCAATACCTCATCGACAACGGACAGTACGAACAGATCGCGGCCAATTGGGGTCTCGAGGAGGGGATGATCGATGTCTCCGTCATCAACGGGGCGGTGAGCTGA